The Schistocerca serialis cubense isolate TAMUIC-IGC-003099 chromosome 12, iqSchSeri2.2, whole genome shotgun sequence region taaactcacaagaacatgccttaactAACTTTGtcgatatttcattgtaaccactagaatgccttgtttttaaagattttattatgaaagttatttcttttggtgaagtaacatattcatgtacctgaagctatttgtaaagactGGTTTCAGATACTCAAGGGCATTACTTTCTGATTCTGACCATCCCATTCTATGAGTAACGGATATAACGTACTTGATAGATTGATTTCCCACACAATACCCATCGGTTTCTAATGTCATCCACCCCTAATGCTATAtgatcctgttcctttctggttctacagtctcctccttcactatatcacatattgtttttattttattccctgacattgctatcttcctctcatagtgcatttgtttagatgcctgaattactttttttaatattttacagtattccttataTTTAGATAAATCggcagcattggagctattcttggtcaacacacattttccttttcgtcttacaggaaatctttattccttgtgtaatccatggttttattatagacttctgtttgatttgactaacttttagaggaaaacagttttcaaacatggcacTGACATTGTTCATAAACGTTATATTTTTccttcatgtcatgagcactataaacatctttccagttcatatctttgagcagttttctaacacacaatttttgGTTGaatgactactctcctgtactcaggtTTAGCAGTcatgataatctgcttagaatttacatctaaaacacagagctgcatgtcatgatctgatcatttattacaggttttatatgattttgttcctttgatttgtctataaaaatggtaACAACGGCTGTTGTTGCGGATTTAGTGATCCTCGGTGGAAAGTTTATAGTGTCAGTTAGATTGAAACAcattaactgcagtaaatgtttacaggAAGATtgcattataaattctgtattaaagtcaccacaatcaaaatttgtttcttcctgttacataacccaaaagagcttctaggtgAATTCCGAATACATATTTTCCTGCAGGTGGTCGGTAAATAGTTGCTATTATATAGGATCtattatggaactctacttctgttgcacatgcttccagatGCTGCTCTAAATAGAATTTATTGATTTcagtgttcttgaatttatggcagtttttaataaatgtggcaactcctcctccatccatatcataCTCCGCAGGAGTATGAAgatagcttaaatcctgaaatgtccaaCATATttatatcagtggtcacttgataTTCAGAGGCAGATCATGTCAATTGGGTTAAATGAAgtaatttcatcaatacaaatgactagttcattaactttatttctgagtcccggagtgttctggtgtaataaagataactgatactgcatactaatgggattataactgctttggcgaagatgaaccgGCAGTTTCtctttactttctgttaaacattgtttagaTGGAGgctgtttgagaaaacagatgaacaggaatcAAATTTTAGCAAACTGTCTGCCAATCTCTCCTAAAACTCGTATTCTTTCCCCTTCCCTAAcctaaaaaggcatccctctgacacctgtgacaactggtattttaccacttttgACAGTGTCCCCCCTTTTCTGcagtcaacccagacagttttcccttgcctttcttattgaggtgaaggccatgcctagtgtagtcccacctatcgatggcatccacaggaatcaaacgaATATGGGTCCCTATATcagtcctaagcagccactccaactcagTTCACCCTCCCGACGGAATTCAAATGAGGccaatcatggcgtctcaacacacacaaattccacactcgtatgcttcgttgctgatgctgtcttcaccaggtcactcGCTATGGAGTATTCAttgtctctgtcaatgctatttcccggaccacccactatagcCACAGCATCCTCCTTCGTGAAATACTTGCATAAAGACCCTACATCCTCTgctacctgacccagatctgcactaggcttgaaaaagtttgtgacctggtactctggacctagattttcctgcaataGTTGACCAACGCCTGTACCATAGGAACTACCTAACACCAGAACTTTCTTTGTCATTACAAATTTCCTTGCCTTTTTCAAGtcctacagcttcagctacatgaggctcatccgattctgactgaggcaacaggtcaaatctattttacagatttatgacaaagctgtctgatgctctcctttgcctgttccccgtattacctgttgccacttcccacctctgatcacccttctccctctttaacctgtccagatcctcccttgccttgtctaggtcttgaagagctgcaattttcccttgctgttccagtattttcctatctctactgcagatcctacaataccacagGTGAGcgtcatttatgtccccatttcgcacgccactacattcgccccaatgaaagaaactacagcacgcATTACACCACACCCCAGAACTAACGATCCTACGACAtgtcacacttctcactcatggtaaaaacagaaatagtataaactgatttaattactgacgaaaaggtaaacaaaggaccctagaatctattcaggcagatataaattggaagagtactgaataaaaaacgGGTGATTACATgtaagtttaagtcactgtttacaTACGATATGCGcacgtgaaattaagcctaaaataagtgatataggcgcgagaaggaaaataaacttcttaccccgtttaagcTTATTTTACACTTCACTACTTTAACAACACTTAAATTATATTTATAACGACTGTAAGCGTTTAACAGCAGCGTTTAACAGCAGCTTAATAACAGCTTACTAAaaacgctttttataattatttattgcagcaaatCCTCGAAGAGTCGGCGTCGCTTATTTACTCCACCAGTGTACGCAATTTTGGCGTACTAAAATTAAGGAAGCGGATGCTTACCTCCCACTTCAGCTATTCTTACTTCGTGTGTTGGTGGATGAAATCCCCCAGCTAAGTGTTTGCATTATTCCATCCCTTGGTAATAGTGCATTGGGACAACCAGAATTTTGGTTAGCTCTGAATACATCAtgggagcagacagtgatcaatgttattacttgtagttaatattaaaatcagtcttggtcACAAATTTATTTACTCTGCTAACGGGTTTCGACCTCGCctatggtcatcttcagaccaaaaaaACTGTATGAGCAGTAGCCTCCATCTGGTGGTAAATTTTGGTTGCTTTCGGGAGATATATGGCGATCTTTTCAAATGGATACCCTTTCCACAGGCCTTCAGAGAAGTTCGAGCAAGGTACAGTGCACTCGGCAGAAAACCGTTTGACAGTACTGCATGGGAATAAATTGGTCATGAGTCAGTTTcctgagccagccgcggtggtctagcggttctggcgctgcagtctggagccgcgggactgctacggtcgcgggttcgatacctgcctcgggcatgggtgtgtgtgatgtccttaggttagttaggtttaagtagttctatgttctaggggtcttattacctaagatgttgagtcccatagtgctcagagccatttgaaaaagtcAGTTTCCTGTGTTCTGCTGGACCCGTGCGTTGGAAAGTTCTATTAGAGTGCCGCGGGTTTACTTCAGTCAAAACAGAACGGGCCGGTGGTATACGCGCCATGTACGGCCAACATCTCCTTCCAACTGTCGGTGAgattgtggcggcagcaccgtccaacgcacgaagggctgaactagggcactgccgacacaagtagggccagctgtaccgttacgcagaatttcggcaacggtgcgtcgcacaccggaccgcacgggaacaaagcaagcagccagtgcgagctagtcgacgcgatgcgacacacgtctcccagttcttccgccgcggaccgcGTGCGtagagtcaacgtgactccgccgtaaatgcgtacgcgcgctcgtaaacgcagtcgccgtttgtgtcttcagcttcttcgcggacgttacggcgcctccggtcgcgccaggagcagaacattctgtgacgcggccttctgtctcgctcggtccacgcggtcgagCCACGGCTCGTCACCGGAGTGTGTACCCTCCGGCTCGTCACCGGAGTGTGTACCCTCCGGCTCGTCACCGGAGTGTGTACCCTCCGGCTCGTCACCGGAGTGTGTACCCTCCGGCTCGTCACCGGAGTGTGTACCCTCCGGCTCGTCACCGGAGTGTGTACCCTCCGGCTCGTCACCGGAGTGTGTACCCTCCGGCTCGTCACCGGAGTGTGTACCCTCCGGCTCGTCACCGGAGTGTGTACCCTCCGGCTCGTCACCGGAGTGTGTACCCTCCGGCTCGTCACCGGAGTGTGTACCCTCCGGCTCGTCACCGGAGTGTGTACCCTCCGGCTCGTCACCGGAGTGTGTACCCTCCGGCTCGTCACCGGAGTGTGTACCCTCCGGCTCGTCACCGGAGTGTGTACCCTCCGGCTCGTCACCGGAGTGTGTACCCTCCGGCTCGTCACCGGAGTGTGTACCCTCCGGCTCGTCACCGGAGTGTGTACCCTCCGGCTCGTCACCGGAGTGTGTACCCTCCGGCTCGTCACCGGAGTGTGTACCCTCCGGCTCGTCACCGGAGTGTGTACCCTCCGGCTCGTCACCGGAGTGTGTACCCTCCGGCTCGTCACCGGAGTGTGTACCCTCCGGCTCGTCACCGGAGTGTGTACCCTCCGGCTCGTCACCGGAGTGTGTACCCTCCGGCTCGTCACCGGAGTGTGTACCCTCCGGCTCGTCACCGGAGTGTGTACCCTCCGGCTCGTCACCGGAGTGTGTACCCTCCGGCTCGTCACCGGAGTGTGTACCCTCCGGCTCGTCACCGGAGTGTGTACCCTCCGGCTCGTCACCGGAGTGTGTACCCTCCGGCTCGTCACCGGAGTGTGTACCCTCCGGCTCGTCACCGGAGTGTGTACCCTCCGGCTCGTCACCGGAGTGTGTACCCTCCGGCTCGTCACCGGAGTGTGTACCCTCCGGCTCGTCACCGGAGTGTGTACCCTCCGGCTCGTCACCGGAGTGTGTACCCTCCGGCTCGTCACCGGAGTGTGTACCCTCCGGCTCGTCACCGGAGTGTGTACCCTCCGGCTCGTCACCGGAGTGTGTACCCTCCGGCTCGTCACCGGAGTGTGTACCCTCCGGCTCGTCACCGGAGTGTGTACCCTCCGGCTCGTCACCGGAGTGTGTACCCTCCGGCATCGGTgatcgagccgtgccgccagtgcaacgcaccTGTATGAACGGACATTAGCGAAGaatgttatttgtcatttattgtaacggtaggaaaaataaatgtgtcctgtcccgaAACCGCTTCAGTCGATCATTGCCACAAAGACTCTcccttgagcatagtgcgtgggcgcagcataaagccggttcactgcacatgagtgaCTGTAAGCGGAGATAAAACACATTCCCGCTTAAAGATCGTCATAAGTCGCCAGCTTGGTATATAGCGTGTAACACAGTTGGACATTTCTAAACGCTTCCTTTTCAAAACGTCGGCTGACAGGTAGAAATCTGCCATTAGATACACAGAACCCAATTACAATATAGAGAACTTTGGTAGGTCGCTTGATCCTTATAGTTCCTGTCGTTAAACTTGTAACTCGCATGTAGAAACAGCTCGTTAAGTTCATACTTGACTTTAGTAAATGATTAATTCCATTTTCGTGTTAGAAATGAGTAGCATCACGCTGCGAATGGCTTGATGCTTCTCATAGATCGTTAATAAAGATTAGGTTCATGGAAGTAACTACGTGatcaaaaattcaaattttgacaCGATATCTTGATGTCACTGTGTTTTTACCTTTCAGCCTACCAAACGTTCTTGTATGCCTTTTTGATATAACTCACTTCGTTCACAAAATAATAGCATGAAGAACATCCTCAAATACAAAGTCATCAAACATCTGTCGAGAAGTCGCACGTGGTTGAATTTAAACTTGTCGGTAAACGATTTTCTCCAGTCTCCTGCAGACTCCACACACTACTTTCTCAGAGCTGCAAACATAGGAATAGCTTGAAGCCACAAACTGCGTTACGAAATGTGTCTTGCAGATATTTAGACAATTTCCGCCCCGTTCATTTGTCATAGCTTTTACTGCTATTTGTCACAAGCCTCACAATTTTCCAGATAAAATGTCCTACAGCTTGCAGGTTTTTTCGGAAAATTAGTTTCTTAATAAACTATACAGTATTGTGCAACCTGTTCCGGCACCATTGTTGCTTACCTCGCCTCATCATCAATTCGGCGATCGAGAACCCTGTAGGTGATGTACCGACCTCAGTGTTCCTCCATAGATGACCTTGTGCAGTTTGGATCCATTTGTTGTGACTCATAGCTGGAAAAGGTCTTCATGTAGCTCATCCATCGCTTTCTGAGTCTTCCGATTGGACAAGGACCATCAGGTCTTCCCATATGCACGGCTTTTGCGCTAGAGGTGCCTTGGCTCCTAGCAATGTGGCCTGCCAATCTTACTCTTCGCACCTTCAGTTTTTGAACAATCTTCGCTTGCATCAGCTCATAAAATTCTTGCATTTGTCTGTTTCCACGATCTCCTTTCGTGGACACGCTCAAAAATCGTCTTCATAATTTTTCCATCGAAGACGAACACGCAATTAGCGTCCGGATGTGAAGGGCGAGTGGAACAAAAGTTCCAAGAGAGAACCCAGCAGTTCAAGCAGCAACTGGACGACTGGGTAATGGATAAGGAGCTGCAGGGACAGCCATGGTCTTCAGCCATTACAAATGTGTAATTCGCGAAGCAAACAACTACTTCTGCTACagcaaaaaagaaattgttttcaaGCTGGTAATATTAATCTCGATGTTATTGAACTGGTGCGTGCAGTGGCCCTGTTCGTGTCTCTGTGAGGAACATCCTTACGATCGGTGGTGACTATTGCCAGAGCATACGTCATTTCGTATACATTGAAAAGTTACTCTTGTGGTGTAATGTGAGATAGAACTTCCATAGAATTTTCTCGAATTGGAACACAACCATTCCCATTTCGCTATTCGATGATAGTCTGAGAGTGAAATGGATCATCCAGCAGGGAAAACTTTCTCTGTGCTTTTGACCATTTATTGAAGCAGGTACTACAGGAAACATCGACCACtaaatgttcgaagtcctatactAGTTTGTAGTACATAATAGTCCATCACAGAATCTTGCGATGAAAATTAAATACGACGGATAACTTATGAAGTGCAACGGACTGCATTCCGGCTGTTACTGGACTCCACATAAAGACTGGTAGCCCAGACCGCCTTGTCACGATCCTAACGctcccccacgtcggaggttcgactcctcctcgGGTGTGGGGGTTGGTGAGAGTCCTCTCACATTCcgattttcttactttctttcgctCGCCATGGTGCAATGTggagtaaaagaataaaaatgtcgCTCACGCAGACGAAACGCACCACCTTGCGATATATACTAACATTAAACCAATAACGATAGGAAGGTTGTTGAACCGGTCGGTTCACATCCAGTAGCTAGCAGGGCGAAGGGATATTACACTCCCTTCATGGACTGGCCTAAAGCCTGTCGTCATAATTATTCTGTCAAAGACCCAAGATTTCTTCATTCTTCCTTGTTGGGCTTCAGGCTTAGGTCCCATACAATAATACCGGCACTTTAATGGCATAGTAGGTCTTCAGTTCGGTCTTACGTGACATTCTTGGATGATATTATCTGCTTTATACTGAAATCAGTTTTAGACCCATTCACAATACGTTAGTTTTTTCCCCGTTtcaaattatttcgcctgttgaaccGTGTGCCTAGGTTATTCAAGATTTTCCAATTAAGCAAATATTGATATCCCTGCCTGTAATGGGATGTCATTAGGGGCTTCTATTTATACCTCCATGACCTCAGTCTTTCCCCTATTAATCCGTACCCCAAACTTTCTTGTACCTTGTGCtaggtcctctacagtttctgctgtCTCTTCCACTGATTCTGCTAGAACTGCGCTGTCTTCTGCATAACACAATAAATCTCTCCTACCATTTAGTGTCACCCCTTTTTTTCCCTCTTTATTTCTCGGATTACTTTCTTTGGGACCAGGTCGAATAATAGTAGTGAAATACCACCTTGTCTCTCACCCCTTCTGATCTGGAACTCCTTGGACAGCCCCCCTTAGTATTTGACTTTGGCTTTCATCTCTGCTGTGCACACCTTGACCACATTTATTAACGTAATGCGTATAGTAAGCTCCCTCAGGATGTTGTACATTCTGAACCTGAGGATACCGCCACAACCCTTTGAGCAGGCCACGAACGTTACCAGAAACAGATGGTTGAATCCCCAGCACTTTCCCCAGATTTGTTACATGGTGAATAATCGATTGATGGTCGATCGTACTTCCTGGAAGCCTGCCTGGGAATTCGTACAACATATTTTGCAAATGGCGTAAGTTTCTCAAGTATTATTAAAGATAAACCTTTATAAGGTACACTTAAGACAGAAATGGCTCTGTACTTCGTACAATCTCTCTTACTGTTCTTTTGATGCAGTGGGATGATGGCGAGTGATTTCCACTCCTCAGGGATTTCTTATGAGATTGTATGGCTCTTTCTGAAGAGTTCCTTCTCCTGCCTTCAATATATCTGCCGTTACCGTATCTTATTATCCTTCTGTTTCCTCATTGCTCTTTCTCCATCTTCAGATGTGTTTGCGGTTTCTCCTTGAACCTTTGTATTGTTCTCATATGGAAAGGCACTCCGTGTATCTTCAGCATTTAATAACTCTCAAGGATAAATACAAGGAATATGCCACTGCCGGACAGACTAACTCACCTGGCGGATGAAGCAGATCACTCGCTGCACACCTTGGTTGTCAGGCCAGGGCTCACCCACATGGCAGCCCAAACCCCATCACTCAATGAAGATCACTCATACGCTAGCTGTTTTGGCTCCTGTCACGAAGATAGCAAGAAACTAGTGTCAGGAGAACCATCTAAGCTTTTTTAAGTTTCGAGGAAGGGTGAAAAAATGTTAAACACAATAACAGAACCATGACATACCACCTATATTAATGTACATATAAAAGAAGTCATTTTAAGAAATTCTCAACCAGTTACTTAAGATTTTTGCACATTAATGTAACCTTCAGACGCAGGCTATATCCATTAGTACATTTAATACATTAATATTGAAGATATTAATAGACGAGACGATAATAataatacagcagagatgctgagtcacaggtaggcgcacaacgaaaagactcccaaagggcgatggggggggggggggggggcatagagcCATAGAGCCATACCGCACCTGTACTAAGTTGGGCTTCCATTGGATACCCATAGAAAGTGCCTCTAATGTAAAACATCGGCATCCTTTGCTCCTGGCTCTGTTCTGCTGGGAAAAAGGCAGAAAGTCAATTATTCATCCACACAGAGATTTCACTTTTACAGTTAATAATATTGCCTTGGACATGTACAGTGTATGAATTATCTCCGAATCATATTCGTTTCTATTCTTAAGGTTTTGCCTGCTTCCTGTTGTTTGGCACATTCTGTCCAGGATGTCTACCGCCCTTGCTCTCTTCCTGGCCTTCACAGCTTGTTCACATGTCTCATTGATACAACTCTTCTTAGTTAGCTTTTTGTCTCCTTGAATTTCTTCACCTGCTTTAGTTACAGAGGTCCTTATTTCTTCCCGTcgtttgttaacaattatttcatcAGCGTTGTCTGATGAATTGCTGTGCAACTGGCTAAAAGCAGTAGGCCACTGTTCACAATTACAAAACCTTTAATATCCATTCCTGACTTCTTACTTGCTCACACTTCTCGTGTGCTCGCACTTCACAGGTGGTAAACTTCCCGTTAAACGTTTGTTGTAGGATCAGTGTCGTACGAATTTGGCCATCGACTGTGCTATTTATTACAATATCCACAAAAACTGTTTAGAACTTCGGTTTTTACAAGTGGTTACATCAGACGATTAAACAGTAGCAGGCACTAACATAAAGAAAACCCTCTATGACATCTGCAACATTTCTCACACAGCACAAATACGTGACATGGACTGAAACCACGCAACGccacaccaccccccccccccagggggtccacaactcttttgtggacacgtgcgtagcgagcacgggaccccgagctaatgtggccctccttccttttccgggctgcataccttcccttccctttccgcatccctccccgtcccccatcttcgcccccccccctcacctctgtctctttccttcctttctccccctctgggagtatggtttgtgcctacgtccggagacggacgctcgaaactgttccaaattccttgctcttacacttgccagtcctcgtccttcctctgtccttctcttttccttccctcttctccttgcccttctctccgctacggcgtttgagaccccctcttctttcctttccctttcccttctttcctccctgtgcgtgtctgaaggccgacccacgcacttccatgcgtagccggtgacggggtaacgcgtaattccccgccccgggtagacaggtaggacacgtacgtaccccctggtaacggccaggcccagggaggggtgattacccgagctgataccttccgaaagtgctgattggtccctccgtccgtttgtcgggaggtgtgacctgaggtgtgaacaatcacctaaggcgggtgtgccctcggcgagggcccccacaagggaggagcgcgccatcggagacgccggtaatcatgggggattcttccgcaatggtttcctcaccttccactatgtctgctcacaaacgtaagttcactgagtctcagccacagactgttcttccatcgttgccacagttccttgttgtttctcggtctgacgaaggtcacgacttttccacggtcaaccctttcattatacagaaaggtgtcgacgcaattgcgggtcctgtaaagtcttgttccagattacggaacggcaccctgttgttcgAAAcccacagtgccctccaggctcaaaaattgctgcgtacttctctgctccacaccttccctgtccgggtggaaccgcaccgtaccttaaattcctcgcgtggagtcgtttatacgcgctccctcgatggattgtctgacgaagaaattcagcattacctgtctgaccatcgggttatgaaaagggttgattcgaacatcattccaacccgcactgtcttcttgacatttgacaaagttcaactcccatcaaaaatcaaagcaggctatgagataatttccgttcgcccttatgtcccaaaccctacgcgttgctatcgatgtcagcggttcaatcataccagccagtcctgttccaatccggccaaatgtgttacttgtggcaaggatgcccatgagggtgcttgtccacctccatcccctcgctgcatcaactgtatgggtgaccacgctgcctcctctcgagattgccctgtttttaaggacgaaaagctgatccaggaaataagagtgaaggaaaaggtgtcgacctttgctgctcgaaagttactcgccagtcgacagcccaccgtgcctcagaaaggtaaatacagcgctgtccttgcttctcctcgaccaacaaaggaggcggccacgcagacttgcgacttcacctttagtaccacggtcgtcagatcggccagcgcaaagatcgcccgttcaacctcacctctttcgcctgcccactctatggctcacccttcgtcgggttctgctaaatctcgagcccaaaagtcagacgccaagtcttcaaaaaaagagcattctcgtgaagagtttttacgtactgcaacttcacaaccatcggttcctcaatcatctaaacatatctccaagaaggctacgaagaaacacagttcctctccttctccgccaaggcgtgtcccatctacagcaccacctggcggaaatcgccctcggccatcttctgtgtcgccgaggcgcactgctggtggccggtcaactggccgatcgttggtggcaggagctgctcctgaccaacctatggatcaggatcttctgccttcgactgaatgccattccatgctgtcggtcgcaagctctgagcagtcgttgagttgacagcacccttggtgacgttcctccaatatctgttcaccctatgtccattatccactggaatatccgcggcattcgcgccaatcgggaggaattgtcgatcctcttacgatcctactc contains the following coding sequences:
- the LOC126427957 gene encoding basic salivary proline-rich protein 2-like, yielding MSRNSEPEEQPPEEQPPEEQPPEEQPPEEQPPEEQPPEEQPPEEQPPEEQPPEEQPPEEQPPEEQPPEEQPPEEQPPEEQPPEEQPPEEPPSAQSQLHSNSSDNADEIIVNKRREEIRTSVTKAGEEIQGDKKLTKKSCINETCEQAVKARKRARAGTHSGDEPEGTHSGDEPEGTHSGDEPEGTHSGDEPEGTHSGDEPEGTHSGDEPEGTHSGDEPEGTHSGDEPEGTHSGDEPEGTHSGDEPEGTHSGDEPEGTHSGDEPEGTHSGDEPEGTHSGDEPEGTHSGDEPEGTHSGDEPEGTHSGDEPEGTHSGDEPEGTHSGDEPEGTHSGDEPEGTHSGDEPEGTHSGDEPEGTHSGDEPEGTHSGDEPEGTHSGDEPEGTHSGDEPEGTHSGDEPEGTHSGDEPEGTHSGDEPEGTHSGDEPEGTHSGDEPEGTHSGDEPEGTHSGDEPEGTHSGDEPEGTHSGDEPEGTHSGDEPEGTHSGDEPEGTHSGDEPEGTHSGDEPEGTHSGDEPEGTHSGDEPEGTHSGDEPEGEDDEPVVGFYNRDGKWHYQEEP